One stretch of Arachis duranensis cultivar V14167 chromosome 1, aradu.V14167.gnm2.J7QH, whole genome shotgun sequence DNA includes these proteins:
- the LOC107479736 gene encoding filament-like plant protein 7 — protein MDHKPWPWRKKSSEKITVTTDNTNLASKENQEVQALLADKEELEKDLKRLNDKLTSAISDCNAKGELLKKQTKIAQEATAGYEKAKAEVLSMKHDFDEALQQRLIYEERVVHLDGALKECMQQLRFVREEQGRRVHDAVMKASKEFEKERMVLEEQLSEVGKWLAKAETENSHLNKSILAKENLIEDLKRQLNQAEANHNALMIKLDSIEKENASFKYEVRVLEKELEIRNEEREFNRRTADVSHRQHLENVKKIAKLESECQRLRLLVRKRLPGPAALAKMKNEVEVLGRDSFETRRTRLNSTSSLMVESSIDSSPETPGRRISTLTEQLSAVEEENKTLKESLNRKMSELQFSRVMLSRTASKLLQLESQIGDSPRSHLNLEKPRSNLALHEFSLASMSDNGSDDKASCAESWASALISELENFKSNKQKESQSCRSVGASDINLMDDFLEMEKLAIVSVEKAPEMSHASSKGVNEINGFSDTGMDDSTFDASGKEIVRVPARISNVSVSNQETSSIDILKGNVPGWLHEIVKLVLEQSCITHKTLDDIFEDVRVALRHLNNPDLLVFDPTKGSGLIDPSSDVNDADISSIKIVKEQSEADLSKLIGKIVELIEGISVPAVDYDGLDPLCGRDGNNLSHKVLGMPTGYMVRVFQWKTSELANVLQHFLHVCYDLLNGKADHGKFAEELTTALDWIMNHCFSIQDVSSMRDAIKKQFDWDETRSESEAEASLFTGADKLPQVTTAGGDDLHTGEMYYAEKEELKNIKDKLVSAESQKGALEGRLKSATDRIESLISQLQESEKTITSLTSDLQSLKESNAVLEGQIKKLKLANSDLDVQHKEAELKEAYHKVFTLEVELENKTHCCEDLETRCLELQLHLESMSKNCSNNAIDHKDKPLRTDWEITAASEKLAECQETILNLGKQLKAIAAPKDAALFDNAIANAVTNTAPANTSHVGPSPALEKDMRVKNRSLLDQMLAEDDSKAKVSKESDGKTTHSNIPGNIETLEKILVLNGTKGNDDEDAVNSLAIVPAKKQGSGSLWKKLWRKKKSANKKAPLPSSNI, from the exons GTTATGAGAAGGCAAAAGCTGAGGTGTTGTCTATGAAGCATGATTTTGATGAAGCTTTGCAGCAGAGATTAATTTATGAAGAAAGAGTAGTCCATTTGGATGGAGCTCTCAAGGAATGTATGCAACAGTTACGTTTTGTTCGAGAAGAACAAGGGCGAAGGGTTCATGATGCTGTGATGAAGGCttcaaaagaatttgaaaaagagcGCATGGTTCTGGAGGAGCAGTTATCTGAGGTAGGTAAATGGCTAGCAAAAGCGGAGACTGAAAATTCTCATCTTAATAAGTCCATTCTTGCAAAAGAAAATCTGATTGAAGATCTGAAAAGACAATTGAATCAAGCTGAGGCAAATCATAATGCACTGATGATTAAATTAGACtctattgaaaaagaaaatgcctCTTTCAAGTATGAGGTTCGAGTCCTTGAAAAGGAACTTGAGATCCGAAATGAAGAGAGAGAGTTTAATCGCCGGACGGCTGATGTTTCTCACAGACAGCACTTagagaatgttaaaaaaattgccAAATTAGAATCAGAATGTCAGAGGCTGCGGCTTCTGGTTCGGAAACGATTACCAGGTCCTGCTGCCCtggcaaaaatgaaaaatgaagttgAAGTTTTGGGACGGGATTCATTTGAAACGAGAAGGACGAGGTTGAACTCAACCAGCAGTTTGATGGTTGAATCTTCTATTGACAGTTCTCCTGAGACTCCTGGTAGAAGAATCAGTACATTGACAGAGCAGCTATCTGCTgttgaagaagagaacaagactCTGAAAGAATCCCTAAATAGGAAAATGAGTGAGCTACAATTCTCAAGAGTAATGCTTTCTCGCACAGCTTCAAAACTTTTGCAACTGGAGTCACAGATTGGAGATTCGCCTAGAAGCCACTTAAACTTAGAGAAGCCTCGAAGTAACCTAGCATTACATGAGTTCTCTTTGGCATCAATGTCTGACAATGGCAGCGATGACAAGGCTAGCTGTGCTGAATCTTGGGCTTCTGCCTTGATTTCAGAATTGGAAAACTTCAAAAGCAATAAGCAGAAGGAGTCACAGTCATGCAGAAGTGTTGGAGCTTCAGACATAAATCTTATGGATGACTTCCTTGAAATGGAAAAATTAGCAATAGTCTCTGTTGAAAAAGCCCCTGAAATGTCTCATGCTTCCTCAAAAGGAGTTAATGAAATTAATGGTTTTTCAGATACTGGGATGGATGATTCTACCTTTGATGCATCAGGTAAGGAGATCGTTCGAGTGCCTGCTCGCATTTCTAATGTGTCAGTGTCTAATCAGGAAACCtcttccattgatattttgaaaggTAATGTTCCTGGATGGCTTCATGAAATAGTAAAATTGGTCTTGGAGCAGAGTTGCATCACTCATAAAACCCTTGATGATATATttgaggatgttagagtagcttTGAGGCATCTGAATAATCCAGATCTACTTGTCTTTGATCCAACCAAAGGATCTGGTCTTATTGATCCATCTAGTGATGTAAATGATGCTGATATCTCATCAATAAAGATAGTGAAAGAACAGTCTGAGGCAGATCTGAGTAAATTGATAGGCAAGATAGTTGAGCTCATTGAAGGAATCAGTGTGCCTGCTGTGGATTATGATGGTTTGGATCCCTTGTGCGGAAGAGATGGGAATAATCTTTCACATAAGGTTCTAGGAATGCCAACAGGATACATGGTCCGTGTTTTCCAGTGGAAAACTTCAGAACTAGCTAACGTTTTGCAACATTTTCTCCATGTATGTTATGATTTACTGAATGGCAAGGCGGATCATGGAAAATTTGCTGAGGAATTAACAACAGCTTTGGATTGGATTATGAATCACTGCTTTTCGATCCAGGATGTTTCTAGTATGAGGGATGCCATCAAGAAACAATTTGATTGGGACGAGACCCGAAGTGAAAGTGAAGCAGAGGCAAGTCTTTTTACAGGGGCAGATAAGTTGCCTCAAGTAACTACTGCTGGTGGTGATGATCTACATACTGGAGAGATGTATTATGCCGAgaaagaagaattaaaaaatattaaagataaattgGTCAGTGCTGAATCTCAAAAGGGAGCCTTGGAAGGGAGACTTAAATCAGCTACTGACAGGATTGAATCATTAATAAGTCAACTCCAAGAATCTGAGAAAACTATTACCAGCTTGACATCAGATTTACAAAGCTTAAAAGAATCAAATGCAGTACTTGAGGGTCAAATAAAAAAGCTCAAATTGGCAAATTCAGATCTCGATGTACAGCATAAAGAAGCTGAATTGAAAGAGGCTTATCACAAGGTTTTCACATTAGAAGTGGAACTGGAGAACAAAACTCACTGTTGTGAAGACTTAGAGACCAGATGTCTTGAATTGCAGCTCCATCTTGAAAG CATGTCAAAGAACTGCTCAAACAATGCTATTGACCATAAAGATAAGCCACTGCGAACT GATTGGGAGATAACAGCTGCTTCAGAGAAGCTGGCCGAGTGTCAAGAAACCATTCTTAACCTTGGAAAGCAGTTGAAGGCGATAGCTGCACCAAAGGATGCAGCTCTTTTTGACAATGCCATTGCTAATGCAGTTACCAACACGGCACCAGCCAATACCTCGCATGTGGGTCCAAGTCCTGCCCTCGAGAAAGATATGAGAGTGAAAAATCGATCCCTGCTCGATCAAATGCTGGCCGAAGATGATAGTAAGGCCAAGGTTTCGAAAGAAAGTGATGGCAAAACAACTCACTCCAACATTCCTGGCAATATAGAGACCCTGGAAAAGATTTTAGTTTTGAATGGAACTAAAGGCAATGACGATGAGGATGCTGTTAATTCTTTGGCCATTGTTCCTGCAAAGAAACAGGGCAGTGGAAGTTTGTGGAAGAAATTatggagaaaaaagaaaagtgcCAACAAGAAAGCACCACTTCCATCATCTAACATATGA